In Marinomonas posidonica IVIA-Po-181, a single window of DNA contains:
- the flhB gene encoding flagellar biosynthesis protein FlhB: MAENEDGSEKTESASSKKLQDARNKGNIPRSKDLSTALLLIVAAVTLYGTGTLLVRDLVILFDFNFLVDRADLFDLNRMVFHLYESVVAMMDSMVLLMSVLAVAGVIGSIALGGLNFSWEPLTPKLSKMNPIAGLKRMFSVQSLVELLKSIAKVSLVTLISVLVVLHFLPETIGLTFQNIELAMEHGIDIIIWSFIFVTLALVFIAAIDVPFQVWSHKEKLKMTKQEVKDEFKQQEGDPLVRGRIRQLQRQAAMSRMMSDVPEADVIITNPTHFSVALKYDQVSGEAPVLLAKGGDFIALKIREVGNHYDIPVIQSPALARAVYHHTEIGEEIPQGLFKVVAQLLAYVYQLRNARTGAPMPDVMPNLDVPDEFQWDGN, from the coding sequence ATGGCTGAAAACGAAGATGGTAGCGAAAAAACGGAAAGTGCCAGTAGTAAGAAGCTTCAAGATGCTCGTAACAAGGGTAATATTCCTCGTTCTAAGGATTTGAGTACGGCGCTCTTATTGATTGTGGCGGCTGTGACTTTATATGGTACCGGTACTTTACTGGTTAGAGATTTAGTAATCTTGTTTGACTTTAACTTCTTGGTAGATCGAGCCGATTTGTTTGACCTGAATCGCATGGTGTTCCACCTTTATGAGTCGGTGGTAGCCATGATGGATTCAATGGTGTTGTTGATGTCTGTACTCGCGGTAGCGGGCGTTATTGGTAGTATTGCGTTAGGAGGCTTGAACTTTTCATGGGAGCCTTTAACGCCAAAACTGAGTAAAATGAATCCTATTGCTGGACTCAAGCGGATGTTCTCTGTGCAGTCTCTTGTTGAGTTATTAAAATCCATTGCTAAGGTGAGTTTGGTAACGCTTATTTCAGTCTTGGTCGTGCTGCATTTTTTGCCCGAAACCATTGGCTTGACGTTTCAAAATATAGAGCTGGCGATGGAACATGGCATTGATATTATTATTTGGTCATTTATTTTTGTGACTTTGGCTTTGGTCTTTATTGCGGCGATTGATGTGCCGTTTCAGGTTTGGTCTCATAAGGAAAAATTGAAAATGACCAAGCAAGAAGTGAAAGACGAATTTAAACAGCAGGAAGGCGACCCCTTGGTACGAGGTCGTATTCGCCAATTACAGCGTCAGGCAGCGATGAGTCGAATGATGTCTGATGTTCCTGAGGCGGATGTTATTATTACCAACCCGACACACTTTTCGGTGGCGCTAAAATACGATCAAGTGAGTGGCGAAGCCCCTGTTTTGCTAGCAAAGGGTGGGGATTTTATCGCGTTGAAGATTCGTGAAGTGGGCAATCATTATGATATCCCTGTGATACAATCACCTGCTTTGGCTCGTGCGGTTTATCACCATACGGAAATTGGCGAGGAAATACCGCAAGGCTTGTTTAAGGTTGTTGCTCAGTTGTTGGCATATGTCTACCAGTTGCGTAATGCTCGGACTGGTGCGCCAATGCCAGATGTTATGCCCAATTTAGATGTGCCTGATGAATTTCAATGGGATGGTAATTGA